One segment of Nostoc flagelliforme CCNUN1 DNA contains the following:
- a CDS encoding DEAD/DEAH box helicase family protein, which produces MDYSNINSEKVDMSDYNTDTNNSTQSTSDKYQDVIRLLEAIHGDNDVCFQTFDDSKGGNKSIVGNWHGSINRATMNRIGALNSKGAGVYYTVNQTDGKGRTAANIVGINALIADYDNGEPLNLDQLPAPSAVVQSKKGKHLYWFLKAGQDIKLYTTYQSMISGLTGGDPVIKDLPRVLRLPGFYHMKNPESPFMVKLVELHTDRRYDLSDFPTPAPDALKKSKALRVSTGASYNTSRTIESLESLVAEYRSLIAPAPLSARQVANKKAQMTRMLSTASRLLGNASDTMLKLGNIMGSLLTTATMKPSELVELIFEASKAQFGSEVKLDGSIWNEEEAKKSTIPGGLLYFLNNAIEEQNAAKKNSEFPTGIIKNSQYVSELGIDYRKELVTIINSAIGTGKTRALVETIRDILNVNPEAQIRVACHRVQLVRQWEHDLAEFGFVAYDNKEAMAGYKQVSEVKRYVTTYDSLDRFLHGSWVVNKKIPRVLILDEVDQAFNYFLTATETTIARVRTETFDVLKMLMKTGTSIIATSATVTNTEAKVLKYLTGSESCQVFINEHKPYQKRFVKLPDLNAAYSRICKSIDEGKNVYAPLDSASDAEALYDRLKARYPQVSMALFTAANKSQYDQSDINTLVQKYQVVVTSPTLGTGTDINCQHFHDVIGIFTNSQDLGAADCLQATGRVRYPLGNVYAFINDKSPTKEYVDSVKDKILRLSNNTLNTDWILYPHITGESCEGDDEIRIETKKHPDMEAATQFQEEYLEKQLASKFNRGTQFWQMVANAGHIITDEAKGALGKTITTSDLLAAKEEIKQNNAQSVIDAPVLTEDEVSQLKALKDSALSKTDKAALERFFIAKGMKKEDLTIEDIIWHRKVGKNALRVHKLATMDIKLSWSLDYQDYGKLSGYDAKFAQEDKKTMDALVTAIAPVIERGQFTKSDLGVFEAVMKSLGAESIRRLGIKVDMTKPTVVANGILGLMGYEVEKKRVRVNNVPVSPISFKESSKDTRTKELDYLYTVTPGEYKPLFNYSLVPQITFEVTEEADYLDSLNDA; this is translated from the coding sequence ATGGATTACTCAAACATCAACTCAGAGAAAGTCGATATGTCTGATTATAACACAGATACTAACAATAGTACACAGTCAACCTCAGATAAATACCAAGATGTCATCAGACTACTTGAGGCTATTCATGGGGATAATGATGTTTGCTTTCAGACCTTTGATGACTCCAAAGGGGGCAACAAGTCCATAGTAGGTAACTGGCATGGTTCTATTAACCGAGCAACCATGAACCGCATCGGCGCATTGAACAGTAAAGGCGCAGGTGTTTACTATACAGTTAACCAGACTGATGGTAAAGGCAGAACCGCCGCAAACATAGTAGGCATCAATGCCCTTATTGCTGACTATGATAATGGAGAACCTCTGAACTTAGATCAGTTACCCGCTCCTTCTGCTGTAGTTCAATCCAAGAAGGGTAAGCACCTTTACTGGTTCCTCAAGGCAGGACAAGACATCAAGCTATATACTACTTACCAGTCAATGATATCCGGTCTGACCGGAGGCGACCCAGTAATCAAGGATTTACCCAGAGTCCTCAGACTCCCTGGCTTCTACCACATGAAGAACCCTGAGAGTCCTTTCATGGTTAAGTTGGTTGAGCTACACACCGATCGCCGCTATGACCTCTCAGACTTCCCTACACCCGCCCCAGATGCCCTTAAGAAGTCCAAGGCGCTAAGGGTATCTACTGGCGCATCCTATAACACATCCCGTACTATCGAGTCCCTAGAGTCCCTAGTTGCTGAATATCGCAGTCTGATCGCCCCAGCCCCCCTGAGTGCGCGTCAGGTAGCTAACAAAAAAGCACAGATGACTAGGATGCTTTCGACAGCATCAAGGCTTCTAGGCAATGCCTCAGACACTATGTTGAAACTAGGGAACATTATGGGTTCCTTGCTTACCACTGCCACCATGAAGCCCTCAGAGCTTGTAGAGCTAATATTTGAGGCATCTAAGGCGCAGTTTGGCTCCGAGGTAAAACTCGATGGCTCTATATGGAATGAAGAGGAAGCCAAAAAGTCTACTATCCCCGGCGGGTTGCTTTACTTCCTCAATAACGCGATCGAGGAACAGAATGCGGCTAAGAAAAACTCAGAGTTTCCTACTGGTATCATTAAGAACTCTCAGTATGTTTCGGAGTTGGGCATCGACTACAGAAAAGAGTTAGTAACTATCATTAACTCAGCGATCGGAACTGGTAAGACAAGGGCGCTAGTAGAAACCATTAGAGACATTTTGAATGTTAACCCAGAGGCCCAAATCCGGGTTGCTTGCCACCGAGTTCAGCTAGTGCGCCAGTGGGAACATGATCTTGCTGAGTTCGGATTTGTTGCCTATGACAACAAAGAAGCAATGGCTGGTTATAAGCAAGTATCGGAAGTTAAGCGCTACGTCACCACCTATGACTCTCTAGACCGCTTCCTACATGGTTCATGGGTAGTTAATAAAAAGATCCCTAGAGTCCTGATTCTGGATGAAGTAGACCAAGCTTTTAACTATTTCTTGACCGCAACTGAAACTACTATTGCCAGGGTCAGAACTGAGACTTTCGATGTCCTAAAGATGCTCATGAAGACTGGTACTAGCATCATCGCCACAAGTGCCACAGTAACCAACACTGAAGCCAAGGTTCTTAAATACCTCACAGGCTCCGAGAGTTGCCAAGTATTCATAAATGAGCATAAGCCTTACCAGAAGCGCTTTGTTAAACTACCGGATCTTAATGCCGCATACAGCCGCATCTGTAAGTCTATTGATGAAGGTAAAAATGTTTATGCCCCCCTTGACTCTGCCAGTGATGCCGAGGCGCTATATGACCGCCTGAAAGCCAGATACCCTCAAGTGTCTATGGCACTATTTACAGCCGCCAACAAGTCTCAATATGACCAAAGCGACATCAATACTTTGGTTCAGAAATACCAAGTAGTTGTTACCAGTCCTACCTTGGGAACTGGAACGGATATTAACTGCCAGCATTTTCATGATGTGATTGGCATCTTTACCAACTCTCAGGATTTAGGTGCTGCTGACTGCCTACAAGCCACTGGGCGCGTCAGGTATCCTCTGGGTAATGTTTATGCCTTCATTAATGACAAGTCCCCTACAAAGGAATATGTAGACTCAGTTAAAGACAAGATCCTCCGATTAAGCAACAATACCCTAAATACTGACTGGATTTTATACCCGCATATTACTGGGGAGAGTTGCGAGGGAGATGATGAGATCCGCATTGAGACTAAGAAGCACCCCGACATGGAGGCTGCCACCCAGTTCCAAGAGGAGTATTTAGAGAAACAGTTGGCATCTAAGTTTAACCGGGGCACTCAGTTCTGGCAGATGGTAGCCAATGCGGGACATATCATTACTGATGAAGCTAAGGGCGCGTTAGGTAAAACCATTACCACATCTGACCTTCTGGCGGCTAAGGAAGAGATTAAGCAAAACAATGCCCAGTCGGTTATTGATGCCCCTGTTCTAACTGAGGATGAAGTAAGCCAACTGAAAGCCCTGAAAGACTCGGCACTTTCTAAGACAGACAAGGCAGCCCTTGAGCGCTTCTTTATTGCTAAGGGGATGAAAAAAGAAGACTTAACCATTGAGGACATTATCTGGCATCGCAAAGTCGGCAAGAATGCTCTAAGGGTACATAAGCTGGCAACAATGGACATAAAACTCTCATGGTCGCTGGACTATCAGGACTATGGAAAACTGAGTGGCTATGATGCCAAGTTCGCCCAGGAAGATAAGAAGACAATGGATGCATTGGTTACTGCGATCGCTCCGGTCATAGAAAGGGGACAGTTCACTAAGTCTGACCTCGGCGTATTTGAGGCGGTTATGAAGTCCCTCGGTGCTGAGTCCATCCGAAGATTAGGAATAAAAGTCGATATGACTAAGCCGACTGTAGTCGCTAATGGCATCCTGGGGTTGATGGGTTATGAAGTGGAGAAGAAGCGGGTCAGGGTTAACAATGTTCCTGTATCTCCTATCTCTTTTAAGGAAAGTTCAAAAGATACTAGAACAAAAGAGTTAGACTACCTCTACACAGTAACCCCCGGAGAGTATAAACCCCTATTCAACTACTCTTTAGTCCCTCAGATCACCTTTGAAGTCACAGAGGAAGCGGATTATCTAGACAGCCTCAATGACGCTTAA
- a CDS encoding ADP-ribosylglycohydrolase family protein → MLTATKTLSGLMGLCVGDALGVPVEFTSRAERVKSPVTTMQGYGTWNQPPGTWSDDSSLSFCLAECLCRGYSLDAIANSFWRWYKEAYWTPRGDVFDIGQTTHTAIMRLKQGVVPHQAGGKVENSNGNGSLMRILPMAYCHRNFTLSELLARVHDVSAITHAHARSQMACGIYISIAVALLEGADLQTAYLQALQDIQTIYSVREFLLEKPHFGRIFSGEIAKLPVEEINSGGYVIDTLESSLWCLLNSSSYSEAVLKAVNLGGDTDTTAAVTGGLAGIYYGVENIPKQWMNQIARRQDIIYLAERFARAVYA, encoded by the coding sequence ATGCTAACCGCTACAAAAACGTTGTCTGGTTTGATGGGTTTATGTGTCGGTGATGCGTTGGGTGTGCCAGTGGAGTTTACTAGCCGCGCTGAACGAGTAAAATCTCCAGTGACAACGATGCAGGGTTATGGCACATGGAATCAACCACCAGGAACTTGGTCGGATGATAGTTCATTAAGCTTTTGCTTGGCAGAATGCCTTTGTAGGGGGTATTCGTTGGATGCTATAGCCAATTCCTTCTGGCGCTGGTACAAGGAGGCTTACTGGACTCCCCGTGGCGATGTCTTTGATATTGGTCAAACTACCCACACAGCAATTATGCGCCTGAAACAGGGAGTTGTTCCCCATCAGGCGGGTGGAAAGGTTGAAAATAGTAATGGCAACGGTTCGTTGATGAGAATCTTGCCGATGGCTTATTGTCACAGAAACTTCACTTTAAGCGAATTGCTGGCGCGGGTGCATGATGTTTCGGCGATTACTCATGCTCATGCGCGATCGCAAATGGCCTGTGGCATTTATATTAGTATTGCAGTGGCGCTCTTGGAAGGGGCTGACCTGCAAACAGCTTATTTACAAGCACTGCAAGATATCCAAACAATTTATTCTGTCCGAGAATTCTTGTTAGAGAAGCCCCATTTTGGCAGAATTTTCAGTGGTGAGATTGCAAAGCTACCAGTGGAAGAGATTAATTCTGGTGGCTATGTGATTGATACCTTAGAATCATCCCTGTGGTGTTTGTTAAATAGTTCGTCTTATTCTGAAGCGGTGCTGAAAGCTGTTAACTTAGGTGGAGATACCGATACTACCGCCGCCGTCACTGGTGGGTTGGCGGGAATTTACTATGGCGTGGAAAATATTCCCAAACAATGGATGAACCAAATTGCTCGTAGACAAGACATTATTTACTTGGCAGAGCGTTTTGCAAGGGCTGTTTATGCTTAG
- a CDS encoding TIGR04168 family protein, whose translation MTSQKTQSINLKIAVVGDIHDQWEVEDGVALKHLGVDLVLFVGDFGNESVEVVRAIASLDIPKAAVMGNHDAWYTATEWGRKKAPYDRSKENWVQEQLDLLGSSHVGYGKLDFPAWNLTVVGGRPFTWGGPEWKFAEICKERYGVTSLEESADRIVKAVKSAAYETIIFLGHNGPSGLGDRPEDPCGKDWHPIGGDFGDPDLGEAISQALTAGKTIPLVTFGHMHRDLRHTKKVQRKPIFRSPEGTIYLNAASVPRIVENDGEKLRNFSIVTLEAGVVSQVSLVWVGNDFQVAKGEILYERSRIVS comes from the coding sequence ATGACCAGTCAGAAAACTCAATCGATAAACCTCAAAATTGCTGTAGTTGGAGATATTCACGACCAATGGGAAGTGGAAGATGGCGTTGCACTCAAGCATTTGGGTGTTGACTTAGTGCTGTTTGTCGGGGATTTTGGCAATGAATCGGTGGAAGTGGTCAGAGCGATCGCTTCTCTCGATATTCCCAAAGCAGCCGTGATGGGCAACCACGATGCCTGGTACACCGCCACCGAATGGGGACGTAAAAAGGCTCCTTATGACCGCTCTAAGGAAAACTGGGTACAGGAACAACTCGATTTATTAGGTTCGTCCCATGTTGGTTACGGTAAGCTGGATTTTCCCGCTTGGAATTTAACTGTAGTGGGGGGTCGTCCCTTTACTTGGGGTGGCCCAGAGTGGAAATTCGCGGAAATCTGTAAAGAACGTTACGGTGTGACGAGTTTAGAAGAATCCGCCGATCGCATCGTGAAAGCAGTTAAAAGCGCCGCTTACGAGACAATTATATTTTTGGGTCACAATGGGCCTAGTGGGTTAGGCGATCGCCCCGAAGACCCTTGTGGCAAAGACTGGCATCCAATTGGCGGCGACTTTGGCGATCCAGATTTGGGCGAGGCGATTTCTCAAGCCTTGACTGCTGGTAAAACCATTCCTCTGGTGACATTTGGTCACATGCACCGAGATTTACGCCATACCAAGAAGGTGCAGCGCAAGCCCATCTTTAGAAGTCCAGAGGGGACAATTTACTTAAATGCGGCTAGTGTCCCCAGGATTGTGGAAAATGATGGCGAGAAGTTGCGTAATTTTTCCATTGTCACCCTAGAGGCGGGTGTGGTTTCGCAAGTTTCCCTAGTTTGGGTAGGGAATGACTTTCAAGTGGCTAAGGGGGAAATTTTGTACGAGCGATCGCGTATTGTGTCTTAG
- a CDS encoding plasmid mobilization protein, producing the protein MTRNLKINIRANEQEVAKIKQLAAIAGYSQSEYIRLAALGFPVQPQVTQ; encoded by the coding sequence ATGACTAGAAACCTAAAGATAAACATCCGGGCTAATGAACAGGAAGTAGCAAAGATTAAACAGCTTGCCGCGATCGCTGGATACTCTCAGTCTGAATATATCCGATTGGCGGCTTTAGGCTTCCCGGTGCAACCTCAAGTAACCCAGTAA
- a CDS encoding Npun_F0813 family protein — protein MFILKRQDVEISSIQHPKKDQQVPILNYQGQTFRLISVFKASQEEEARALWRELTDNRGKACVLLEEPERFSVWGKIRLEQLDSDTGGHGKTAILIQASILLLQGVSIDIEEFLGARQAALFEKDIAEVLKQKQFPQASSLEAVKYLVSTNPLPTAKIPDWQENHVVILLQELHRLGKGYFGNANFTKQVIYKLEDMPEAERSLFITWLNQSPLGKLWQ, from the coding sequence ATGTTTATTCTCAAACGGCAGGATGTTGAAATATCAAGCATTCAGCACCCAAAAAAGGATCAGCAGGTGCCGATTCTCAATTATCAAGGGCAGACTTTTCGCTTGATTAGTGTCTTCAAAGCTAGTCAAGAAGAAGAAGCTAGAGCCTTATGGAGAGAATTAACGGATAACCGGGGTAAAGCCTGTGTTTTACTAGAAGAACCCGAACGCTTTAGTGTTTGGGGTAAAATCCGTTTAGAGCAACTGGATAGTGACACAGGTGGTCATGGCAAAACGGCGATTTTAATCCAAGCCAGTATTTTGCTGTTGCAGGGTGTTTCTATCGACATTGAAGAGTTTTTAGGTGCTAGGCAAGCTGCATTATTTGAAAAAGATATTGCCGAAGTGTTGAAGCAGAAACAATTTCCCCAAGCATCTTCCCTAGAAGCAGTTAAATATTTGGTATCTACTAATCCGTTACCGACAGCCAAAATACCTGATTGGCAAGAAAATCATGTAGTAATCCTGTTACAAGAACTGCATCGATTAGGAAAGGGCTATTTTGGCAACGCTAATTTTACCAAACAAGTGATTTATAAGCTAGAAGATATGCCAGAAGCCGAGCGATCGCTGTTTATCACTTGGCTAAATCAATCGCCACTGGGTAAACTATGGCAGTAA
- a CDS encoding helix-turn-helix domain-containing protein: MRKLTDSDKQEILKLYRETAETTSTLADRYGVSNSTISRLLKSTLPEDEYEYLVSLKRAARTPEGRAQVSYEQLPLLTQPEPEIEVPPIESHPVEVPKVEPLPRRVIHVEQELYSEETAESLAASRRVRRRPSATEKPKLRVTEKLETPEPKPPEIVSIPIPPLKNEHPGAAVIAQMLGEDLLDESEDLDDLEDDDLEDDDFEEEDYDDDDLDDQRPLVTKRRPGEASVQVLPLSIANLPKTCYLVIDRSSELITRPLKDFGDLGQIPNLETQQRTLPVFDNHRVAKRFSTKRDRVIKVPDSKMLHKARTHLQAKGITRLLIDGQVYSLSTTV; the protein is encoded by the coding sequence GTGAGAAAATTAACAGACTCTGACAAGCAAGAAATTCTTAAGTTATATCGAGAGACTGCCGAAACAACCTCAACTTTGGCAGACCGCTATGGTGTGAGTAATTCGACAATTAGTCGCCTGCTCAAAAGCACTTTACCAGAAGACGAGTATGAATACTTAGTCTCCTTAAAGCGGGCTGCGAGAACTCCTGAGGGTAGGGCGCAGGTAAGCTACGAGCAGTTACCTCTGCTGACTCAACCAGAGCCTGAGATAGAAGTTCCACCCATCGAGAGCCACCCTGTGGAAGTACCAAAGGTAGAGCCACTACCACGTCGGGTAATTCATGTAGAGCAGGAACTTTACTCAGAGGAAACGGCGGAGTCACTCGCTGCTAGTAGACGGGTGCGGCGACGCCCCTCGGCGACGGAAAAACCCAAGCTCCGAGTTACAGAGAAATTAGAAACTCCAGAGCCAAAGCCGCCGGAAATAGTCAGCATCCCCATCCCACCGCTAAAGAATGAACATCCAGGAGCGGCTGTCATCGCGCAGATGCTGGGCGAAGATTTGCTCGACGAATCAGAGGATTTGGATGATTTAGAAGATGATGATTTAGAAGATGATGACTTTGAGGAAGAAGACTATGACGACGATGACCTGGATGACCAAAGACCGTTAGTCACAAAACGAAGACCAGGTGAAGCATCAGTTCAAGTTTTACCTCTGTCGATAGCCAATTTGCCAAAAACTTGTTATTTGGTAATTGACCGTTCTTCGGAATTAATTACCCGACCTCTCAAGGACTTTGGTGACTTAGGGCAAATTCCTAACCTGGAAACCCAGCAAAGAACTCTGCCGGTGTTCGATAACCATCGCGTGGCAAAGCGCTTTTCTACTAAACGCGATCGCGTGATTAAAGTTCCTGATAGTAAAATGCTCCATAAGGCTCGGACTCATTTGCAAGCTAAGGGTATCACCCGATTGCTGATTGATGGTCAGGTCTACTCGTTGTCTACGACGGTTTAA
- a CDS encoding group I intron-associated PD-(D/E)XK endonuclease, translated as MLHHTKNKGDIAATKAMADLTLKGYLVLTPLVCEHLPFDFVVYKDDKFYKIQAKYAGDNRVVNKTIWVDKNGTHQKKYKVNDFDFYAVYLPDIDKVVYPSIKFDGCYITTQIPNSATPFYWWEDFTGFTEAASKRTYKEFGVNLTTRKVNPDSRIHTRKVERPSKEELEKLVWEKPTAQIGRDFGVSDKAVEKWCKAYGVEKPSRGYWVKKAYGKVKGHLTTHEEG; from the coding sequence TTGCTGCATCATACTAAGAACAAGGGCGATATTGCTGCTACAAAAGCAATGGCTGATCTAACCCTTAAAGGTTATTTAGTCCTCACGCCACTTGTTTGTGAACATTTACCTTTTGATTTTGTGGTCTACAAAGACGATAAATTTTACAAAATACAAGCTAAATACGCGGGAGATAACAGAGTAGTAAATAAAACTATTTGGGTAGATAAAAATGGGACTCATCAGAAGAAGTACAAAGTAAATGACTTTGACTTTTATGCTGTTTATCTGCCTGATATAGATAAAGTTGTTTATCCATCAATTAAGTTTGATGGTTGCTATATAACTACTCAGATACCTAATTCAGCTACACCCTTTTACTGGTGGGAGGATTTTACAGGCTTTACTGAAGCAGCGTCTAAGCGAACATACAAAGAGTTTGGCGTTAATTTAACAACTAGAAAGGTTAACCCCGACTCTAGGATTCATACCAGAAAAGTAGAAAGGCCATCAAAAGAAGAACTAGAAAAACTAGTTTGGGAAAAGCCAACTGCACAAATTGGGAGAGATTTTGGCGTGTCTGATAAAGCTGTAGAAAAGTGGTGTAAGGCTTATGGGGTAGAAAAGCCATCCAGAGGGTATTGGGTTAAGAAAGCTTATGGAAAAGTAAAAGGGCACTTAACAACCCATGAGGAAGGTTGA
- a CDS encoding tyrosine-type recombinase/integrase: MREIKPVNNNGSIQLKFSVGGKRYSFNPIPGGQFTNHRDFKTVQAIASQIQNDILAKNFDPTLDRYRLTPKQQPIQHGSQTSKPQTLLELWDYWVDSLNLSVATRQHHYKAIRQQIIKANPYLMDTLWLSQSNLAPATFNQRRGYLKRCYRWAVSKNLVTSNPYDELKNHRVYVKSIKPFTSTEIKVIIRGFEELAIHYAPFVKFLLATGVRTSEAIGLRWCHVDFDQGFVTIQESLSRDWAGNGYQRVRKETKTGGSRHLGMTEELRLLLWSIKPPKSEQDSLVFTTVKGKPIDDGNFRERYWVKVLTKVGVDYRRPYTTRHTTASHAIDQGTPVTGVAYLLGHSDTRMVMQTYGHLVNRPELPNIPIR, translated from the coding sequence GTGAGGGAAATCAAGCCAGTTAATAATAATGGTTCTATTCAGCTAAAGTTCTCCGTAGGGGGTAAAAGGTACTCATTTAACCCAATACCGGGAGGTCAGTTTACTAACCACAGGGACTTCAAAACGGTTCAAGCGATCGCTAGCCAAATACAAAATGACATCCTGGCTAAGAACTTTGACCCAACACTAGACCGATATAGGCTAACTCCAAAGCAGCAACCGATACAACACGGTAGCCAAACCTCAAAACCTCAAACGTTGTTAGAACTGTGGGATTATTGGGTAGACAGCCTTAACCTTTCAGTAGCTACCAGACAACATCATTACAAAGCGATTAGGCAGCAGATTATAAAAGCTAACCCATATTTGATGGATACCCTGTGGTTGAGCCAATCCAACTTAGCCCCGGCAACTTTTAATCAACGCCGGGGTTATTTGAAAAGATGTTATCGCTGGGCTGTATCAAAAAACCTGGTAACTAGTAACCCTTATGACGAGCTAAAAAACCACAGGGTTTACGTGAAGTCAATCAAACCCTTTACTTCCACAGAGATTAAAGTGATTATCCGGGGCTTTGAAGAGTTAGCCATCCACTACGCGCCTTTTGTTAAGTTTTTATTAGCTACTGGTGTTAGGACATCCGAAGCTATTGGGTTACGTTGGTGTCATGTGGACTTCGACCAAGGGTTTGTAACCATCCAAGAAAGTCTTTCTAGAGACTGGGCCGGTAATGGGTATCAGAGGGTTAGAAAGGAGACTAAAACAGGCGGTAGCAGACATCTGGGAATGACTGAGGAGCTACGGTTACTGTTGTGGTCGATCAAACCTCCTAAATCTGAGCAAGATTCCTTAGTATTTACTACGGTTAAAGGAAAACCTATAGATGATGGTAACTTCCGAGAGAGATACTGGGTTAAGGTACTAACTAAAGTCGGTGTAGATTACCGAAGACCTTATACAACTCGGCACACAACTGCTAGTCATGCCATAGACCAAGGCACTCCGGTTACTGGGGTTGCATATTTACTGGGACATAGTGACACCCGGATGGTTATGCAAACTTATGGGCATCTGGTTAACCGCCCAGAGTTACCGAATATACCCATCAGATAA
- the nadA gene encoding quinolinate synthase NadA, with amino-acid sequence MFTTALAQRENTQLGELPLDLFAAIQSLKKELNAVILAHYYQEPDIQDIADFIGDSLQLARAAEKTNADAIVFAGVHFMAETAKILNPDKLVLLPDLNAGCSLADSCPADEFAAFKAAHPNHLVVSYINCSADIKAMSDIICTSSNAVKIVQQIPKEQPIIFAPDRNLGRYVMEQTGRDLVLWQGSCVVHETFSEKKIVQLKIAHPEAEAIAHPECESSVLRHASFIGSTAALLKYCQNSPTKEFIVATEPGIIHQMQKLAPDKHFIPAPPMNNCACNECPFMRLNTLEKLYWAMKNRTPEITMAEDIRLAALRPMQRMLEMSV; translated from the coding sequence GTGTTTACTACTGCACTAGCTCAACGAGAAAACACCCAACTGGGTGAACTACCACTAGATTTGTTTGCCGCGATTCAGAGCCTCAAAAAAGAACTCAACGCCGTTATCCTGGCGCATTATTATCAAGAGCCAGATATTCAGGATATTGCAGACTTTATTGGGGATTCATTACAACTAGCAAGAGCCGCCGAAAAAACCAATGCGGATGCGATCGTCTTTGCTGGTGTTCACTTCATGGCAGAAACAGCAAAGATACTTAATCCCGATAAATTAGTACTTTTACCAGATTTGAATGCTGGTTGTTCTTTAGCCGACAGTTGTCCAGCAGACGAATTCGCAGCTTTTAAAGCAGCGCATCCGAATCATTTGGTGGTGTCTTACATCAACTGTTCTGCTGATATCAAGGCGATGAGCGATATTATTTGTACTAGCTCCAACGCTGTGAAAATTGTGCAGCAGATACCGAAAGAACAGCCAATTATTTTTGCCCCAGATCGGAATTTGGGTCGGTATGTGATGGAACAGACTGGACGAGATCTGGTGTTATGGCAAGGTAGCTGTGTTGTCCATGAAACCTTCTCGGAAAAGAAAATTGTCCAGTTAAAAATTGCCCATCCCGAAGCAGAGGCGATCGCACATCCAGAATGTGAAAGTAGTGTATTGCGCCACGCCAGTTTTATTGGCTCTACAGCCGCTTTACTCAAGTATTGTCAAAACAGCCCTACCAAAGAATTTATCGTTGCTACGGAGCCGGGAATCATTCATCAAATGCAAAAATTAGCTCCTGACAAGCATTTTATTCCTGCACCGCCGATGAATAACTGTGCTTGTAACGAATGTCCGTTTATGCGATTAAACACCCTAGAAAAGCTCTACTGGGCAATGAAAAATCGTACTCCCGAAATTACCATGGCAGAGGATATTCGCCTTGCTGCACTGCGACCAATGCAACGAATGCTGGAGATGAGCGTGTAA
- the cutA gene encoding divalent-cation tolerance protein CutA — METPAGYGVVLLTAGNMQEAEAIANALVEAKLAACVSLLPIHSIYTWQGELHKEQEWQLLIKTDLAQFPAMEAKIKELHSYEVPEIIALPIVAGSQAYLQWISQQVKSRD, encoded by the coding sequence ATGGAGACACCTGCTGGCTATGGTGTGGTATTGCTGACAGCTGGCAACATGCAGGAGGCAGAAGCAATTGCAAATGCCCTTGTGGAGGCTAAACTTGCTGCTTGTGTAAGTCTGTTACCAATCCACTCAATTTACACCTGGCAAGGGGAACTGCATAAAGAGCAAGAATGGCAATTATTGATTAAAACTGATTTGGCACAATTTCCGGCAATGGAAGCCAAAATTAAGGAATTGCATTCCTATGAAGTGCCAGAAATTATTGCTTTACCAATTGTTGCTGGTTCTCAAGCCTACTTACAGTGGATTTCTCAGCAAGTTAAAAGTAGAGATTGA
- a CDS encoding porin family protein, whose amino-acid sequence MKRLLKSFMAISALSSLIIAPLVLSAGQASAETKKGTDASYVGAGVAAGVTSGGQGINDDAAFGGNVTGRVKLGTTPFSARGNVLWSDKTSAIIPELSVDVPIANRTNAYLTGGYSFVEKDGSPTPIGNKDSVVVGAGVESEVANNFLVYTNAKVGLGAYQNSDTPAVSINGGLGYRFK is encoded by the coding sequence ATGAAACGCTTACTCAAGTCTTTCATGGCAATTTCTGCATTGTCTTCCTTAATAATTGCTCCTCTTGTTTTATCAGCTGGTCAAGCTTCTGCTGAAACAAAAAAAGGTACTGATGCTAGCTATGTTGGTGCTGGTGTTGCAGCTGGTGTTACTAGTGGCGGACAAGGTATCAACGATGATGCAGCATTTGGTGGTAATGTCACAGGTCGCGTGAAATTAGGAACTACACCATTTTCTGCACGCGGTAATGTCCTCTGGAGTGATAAGACAAGTGCCATTATCCCAGAACTTTCTGTGGATGTGCCCATCGCTAATAGAACTAATGCCTATTTAACTGGTGGTTATTCTTTTGTAGAAAAAGATGGCTCACCAACTCCTATAGGTAACAAAGATTCAGTAGTGGTAGGTGCTGGTGTTGAATCGGAAGTTGCTAACAATTTCCTCGTCTACACTAACGCCAAAGTCGGACTTGGTGCTTACCAAAATAGCGATACTCCTGCTGTTAGCATTAATGGTGGTTTGGGCTATCGCTTCAAATAA